The Desulforegulaceae bacterium genome includes a window with the following:
- a CDS encoding PilZ domain-containing protein, with protein MTEKNNDQDRRQGKRVTFNTEIYLKTPSQIFRLEGSSKDISQKGVFIYTDNEIPLDTICEIKIILSGSSPPVVLDIIGTVARKTSEGIGLEFKEMDLDSYTHLKNIVKFNTKEDNA; from the coding sequence ATGACAGAAAAAAACAATGATCAAGATAGAAGGCAGGGTAAAAGGGTTACTTTCAACACTGAAATTTATCTTAAAACCCCAAGCCAGATCTTTCGTCTTGAGGGAAGCTCGAAAGATATCAGCCAGAAAGGTGTTTTTATTTATACAGATAATGAAATTCCTCTTGATACAATCTGTGAGATTAAAATAATCCTTTCAGGCTCATCTCCTCCTGTTGTTCTTGATATAATCGGCACTGTGGCAAGAAAAACAAGTGAGGGTATAGGATTGGAATTCAAGGAAATGGATCTTGACAGCTACACCCATCTTAAAAATATTGTAAAATTTAATACAAAAGAAGATAACGCCTGA
- a CDS encoding rubredoxin, translated as MDKYKCTTCGYTYDPKEGDSEGGIKPGVDFKDLPDDWTCPVCGVGKEEFEKE; from the coding sequence ATGGATAAATATAAATGCACAACTTGCGGTTATACCTATGATCCCAAAGAAGGTGACTCAGAAGGCGGAATTAAACCTGGAGTTGATTTTAAAGATCTCCCGGACGACTGGACCTGCCCTGTATGCGGAGTAGGCAAAGAAGAATTTGAAAAGGAGTAA
- a CDS encoding rhodanese-like domain-containing protein, whose translation MAPKTISDIQSDELRKFIAEKKEKDFALVDVREDFEYNESHIPGAAWIKLSELEKNPSLVPQSKEVVFYCRSGARSFAAARIFLDSENSKETQVVYNLKSGILGWDGVQLEEIPKFDVFKGKTKIEDLLIRAMELEKGAFNLYNSISEKYKNLPYIDLINRLKKAEIAHGKILFKRLGKPMEEFDSYFASLKGDLMESGISTDQALKKIESVETNLCIGLLEFLVLMEVMAYDLYKVMAEKEKSAKETFLLIAQEEKSHIRTIASAFALCG comes from the coding sequence ATGGCTCCAAAAACTATCTCTGATATCCAGTCCGATGAACTGAGAAAGTTTATTGCAGAAAAAAAAGAAAAGGATTTTGCCCTTGTTGATGTAAGGGAAGATTTTGAATACAATGAAAGCCATATTCCGGGTGCAGCCTGGATAAAGCTTTCAGAACTTGAAAAAAACCCTTCCCTTGTTCCCCAATCAAAAGAGGTTGTTTTTTACTGCAGATCAGGGGCAAGATCTTTTGCTGCAGCAAGAATTTTCCTTGATTCGGAAAACTCCAAGGAAACCCAGGTTGTGTATAATCTCAAATCCGGAATTCTTGGCTGGGATGGTGTTCAGCTGGAAGAAATACCTAAATTCGATGTTTTCAAAGGGAAAACAAAAATTGAAGATCTTTTAATAAGGGCAATGGAGCTTGAAAAAGGAGCATTTAATCTTTACAATTCCATTTCTGAAAAATATAAAAATCTTCCATATATAGACTTAATCAACAGGCTTAAAAAAGCAGAAATCGCCCATGGAAAAATCCTTTTTAAAAGACTTGGGAAGCCAATGGAAGAATTTGATTCATATTTTGCATCCCTTAAAGGAGATCTTATGGAGTCAGGAATTTCAACAGATCAAGCCTTAAAAAAAATAGAATCAGTGGAAACCAATCTATGTATAGGCCTTCTTGAATTTCTTGTATTGATGGAAGTTATGGCCTATGATTTGTACAAAGTAATGGCAGAAAAAGAAAAATCAGCAAAAGAAACTTTTCTTTTAATTGCCCAGGAGGAAAAGTCTCACATAAGGACAATTGCCTCAGCTTTTGCCTTATGCGGGTAG
- a CDS encoding efflux RND transporter permease subunit, producing the protein MNNDFQNNSFGPLMKTVKAFLSARLSIIFLLTAFILGISAVILTPKEEEPQIIVPMADIIVSAPGASAKEIEKLVATPLERLLWQTKGVEYVYSTSQKDMALVTVRFYVGEDETRALVRLHDKIMMNKDMVPSIVKNWVVKPVSIDDVPIVNITLYSKIYDDHAMERIGEEVLSRLSELDNISKATITGGRPEELKVEVSPEKMKSLNVSINEIVNALKASDSSVTAGTFSENNKVYKVESNSFLSDADDVKSLVVGVKDGRPVYLRDVAKISCCAKEAKSYSRIGFSSYFRQAKGNENYPESASAVTLAIAKKKGTNAVNVAKTVISEVEKLKTEIMPEGIFIEVTRNYGETASEKVNSLLTSLGFAIFCVVILLAFTIGKKEAMIVAIAVPVSFSLALFCNYLFGYTINRVTLFALILSLGLVVDDPITNVDNIQRNLRLRPDDPEKSTLFGVSEVLTPVVMSTLAIIVCFIPLFFITGMMGPYMAPMAINVPLTVTFSTLCAITIVPFMSYQLLKNRKPSEKDSSSGVNPVVDRLYRKVVGPFLGSRKLRYGLLAVVVFFFIVSILLAVFRLVPLKLLPFDNKNEFQVIVDMPEGTTLEYTDRVVRVIEDYLSEVPEVKNYVSFSGEGSPMDFNGMVRHYYLRQGENMADIRVNLVDKSKRKMQSHGIVLRIRNDIEKIGKNYNANLKLVEVPPGPPVLATVVAEIYGDQSKDYSELIFAGKELQEIMKKEKGIVEVDDMTEAPRKRFEFEIDKEKAALHGVNTPKILSALKTALSGAKPAYLHIENERQPYPVNVIFPIEKRSSIFELLEIPVKTSSGKMVSLAEMVNLKEVDSEQPIYHKNLKRVVYVTAEMAGKAPAEAVIDIMGKDNHFEDKKIKIQWAGEGEWKITLRVFRDMGIAFAAALVAIYLILVVQSNSFFMPLIIMMAIPLTLLGIMPGFFLLNIITGETIGGFYNPVFFTATSMIGMIALGGIVIRNSLVLIDFIQEALNQGKDFKEAVLESGAIRFRPIVLTALTTAIGAWPITFDPVFSGLAWALIFGITASTLFTLIIIPVTYFAVFRTKES; encoded by the coding sequence ATGAACAATGATTTTCAGAACAATTCTTTTGGACCTTTGATGAAAACAGTAAAAGCTTTTTTATCAGCCAGGCTTTCAATAATTTTTCTTTTAACAGCCTTTATCCTTGGAATAAGTGCTGTAATTTTAACTCCCAAGGAAGAAGAACCCCAGATAATTGTACCAATGGCAGATATAATTGTCAGTGCACCAGGAGCAAGTGCAAAGGAAATTGAAAAGCTTGTGGCAACACCCCTTGAAAGACTTTTGTGGCAGACCAAAGGTGTTGAGTATGTATATTCAACTTCCCAAAAGGACATGGCACTTGTAACAGTGAGATTTTATGTTGGCGAGGACGAAACAAGGGCTCTTGTAAGACTTCATGATAAAATAATGATGAATAAAGACATGGTTCCTTCAATAGTTAAAAACTGGGTTGTAAAACCAGTTAGTATTGATGATGTTCCAATAGTAAATATTACTTTATATTCCAAAATTTATGATGACCATGCAATGGAAAGAATTGGTGAAGAAGTTTTATCAAGACTTTCAGAACTTGATAATATTTCAAAAGCTACAATCACAGGGGGAAGACCCGAAGAATTAAAGGTTGAAGTAAGCCCTGAAAAAATGAAAAGTTTAAATGTTTCCATCAATGAAATTGTAAATGCCCTCAAGGCTTCTGATTCTTCAGTTACAGCAGGCACTTTTTCAGAAAACAATAAAGTTTATAAGGTTGAAAGCAACTCATTTTTAAGTGATGCTGATGATGTAAAATCTCTTGTTGTGGGAGTAAAGGATGGAAGACCGGTTTATTTAAGGGATGTGGCAAAAATAAGCTGTTGTGCCAAAGAGGCAAAATCCTATTCAAGAATAGGTTTTTCATCTTATTTCAGGCAGGCAAAGGGAAATGAAAACTATCCTGAGTCTGCTTCAGCAGTTACCCTTGCAATTGCAAAGAAAAAAGGCACCAATGCTGTAAATGTTGCAAAAACTGTAATAAGTGAAGTTGAAAAGCTTAAAACTGAAATTATGCCTGAAGGTATTTTTATTGAAGTAACAAGAAATTACGGCGAGACTGCCAGCGAAAAAGTCAACTCTTTGTTAACTTCCCTTGGATTTGCAATTTTTTGTGTTGTTATTCTTCTTGCCTTTACCATAGGTAAAAAAGAAGCCATGATAGTTGCAATTGCTGTTCCTGTAAGTTTTTCTCTGGCACTTTTTTGTAACTATCTTTTTGGATATACAATAAACAGAGTTACTCTTTTTGCCCTTATTTTATCCCTTGGACTTGTAGTAGATGACCCAATTACCAATGTGGATAATATTCAAAGAAACCTGAGACTAAGGCCAGATGACCCTGAAAAAAGCACACTTTTTGGTGTGTCTGAGGTTTTAACTCCTGTTGTAATGTCAACTTTGGCTATTATTGTTTGTTTTATTCCTTTGTTTTTTATTACAGGAATGATGGGGCCTTATATGGCTCCCATGGCAATCAATGTTCCCCTTACAGTTACTTTTTCAACTTTGTGTGCAATTACCATAGTTCCTTTTATGTCTTATCAGCTTTTAAAAAATCGAAAGCCTTCTGAAAAGGATTCTTCAAGTGGAGTAAATCCTGTTGTTGATAGACTTTATAGAAAAGTAGTAGGTCCTTTTCTTGGAAGCAGAAAATTAAGATATGGTCTTTTGGCTGTGGTTGTTTTTTTTTTTATTGTTTCAATTTTACTTGCAGTTTTTCGTCTTGTACCTTTAAAACTCCTGCCTTTTGATAATAAAAATGAATTTCAGGTTATTGTTGATATGCCCGAAGGAACAACCCTTGAATATACAGACAGAGTTGTAAGGGTTATTGAAGATTATCTTTCAGAAGTTCCTGAAGTGAAAAATTATGTTTCTTTTTCAGGTGAGGGTTCACCCATGGATTTCAATGGAATGGTAAGGCATTATTATCTCAGACAGGGAGAAAATATGGCTGATATCAGGGTAAATCTTGTTGATAAAAGTAAAAGAAAAATGCAAAGCCATGGAATAGTTTTAAGAATAAGAAATGATATTGAAAAAATAGGCAAAAATTACAATGCCAATCTAAAGCTTGTTGAAGTTCCTCCCGGTCCGCCGGTTCTTGCAACTGTTGTTGCTGAAATTTACGGAGATCAGTCAAAGGATTATTCTGAGCTTATATTTGCAGGTAAAGAGCTTCAGGAAATAATGAAAAAGGAAAAAGGCATTGTTGAAGTTGATGATATGACCGAAGCCCCAAGAAAAAGGTTTGAGTTTGAAATTGATAAGGAAAAGGCAGCTTTGCACGGAGTAAATACCCCTAAGATTCTTTCAGCTTTAAAAACAGCTCTAAGCGGAGCAAAACCTGCTTATCTTCATATTGAAAATGAAAGGCAGCCATATCCTGTTAATGTTATTTTTCCCATTGAAAAAAGATCAAGTATATTTGAACTTCTTGAAATTCCAGTAAAAACTTCGTCCGGCAAAATGGTTTCTCTTGCTGAAATGGTAAATTTAAAAGAAGTTGATTCAGAGCAGCCCATTTACCACAAAAATCTTAAAAGAGTGGTTTATGTTACAGCGGAAATGGCAGGAAAAGCTCCGGCAGAAGCTGTTATTGATATAATGGGTAAAGATAATCATTTTGAAGATAAAAAAATTAAAATCCAGTGGGCAGGGGAAGGTGAATGGAAAATTACCCTTAGAGTATTCAGGGATATGGGAATTGCTTTTGCAGCCGCTCTTGTTGCAATTTACTTAATCCTTGTTGTTCAGTCCAATTCGTTTTTTATGCCCCTTATAATAATGATGGCTATTCCGCTTACTCTTCTTGGAATTATGCCGGGTTTCTTTTTATTGAATATAATTACCGGAGAAACAATTGGAGGTTTTTATAATCCTGTGTTTTTTACGGCTACAAGTATGATAGGAATGATTGCCCTTGGAGGAATTGTAATAAGAAACTCCCTTGTATTAATAGATTTTATCCAGGAGGCCCTAAATCAGGGCAAAGATTTTAAAGAGGCTGTTTTGGAAAGCGGAGCAATAAGATTCAGGCCAATAGTTCTTACAGCACTTACAACGGCAATTGGAGCCTGGCCAATTACCTTTGATCCTGTTTTTTCAGGACTTGCCTGGGCTTTGATTTTTGGAATTACAGCTTCAACTCTTTTTACCCTTATTATTATTCCTGTTACTTATTTTGCTGTTTTTAGGACAAAAGAGTCTTAA
- a CDS encoding desulfoferrodoxin family protein, producing the protein MGKNCVFQCDICGNLVSVLRPGKGKLECCGEKMFWLKPKSGDPASEKHLPFIKETDSGFEAKTGKHPHPMVKSHYIGFLQAVDEKNELRHFFRPGENPKLKFAKTSDKMKVSSYCLIHGVYESKV; encoded by the coding sequence ATGGGTAAGAACTGTGTTTTTCAATGTGACATCTGCGGAAATCTGGTTTCAGTTTTAAGGCCGGGAAAGGGAAAGTTGGAGTGTTGCGGTGAAAAAATGTTCTGGTTAAAACCAAAATCAGGAGATCCTGCCTCGGAAAAGCATCTCCCTTTTATAAAAGAAACAGACTCAGGTTTTGAGGCAAAAACAGGTAAGCACCCCCATCCCATGGTCAAGTCTCACTATATTGGCTTTCTTCAGGCAGTAGATGAGAAAAATGAATTGAGGCATTTTTTTAGACCAGGAGAAAATCCAAAATTAAAGTTTGCGAAAACAAGTGATAAGATGAAGGTAAGTTCTTATTGTCTTATTCACGGTGTTTATGAATCCAAGGTTTAA
- a CDS encoding rubredoxin, translating to MSKYECPCGYVYDPKEGDIDNGVEPGTAFKDIPDTWVCPLCGAEKEYFEKV from the coding sequence ATGTCTAAGTACGAATGCCCATGCGGTTATGTTTATGATCCAAAAGAAGGAGATATTGATAACGGGGTTGAGCCCGGAACTGCTTTTAAAGATATCCCGGATACCTGGGTTTGCCCACTTTGCGGAGCTGAAAAAGAGTATTTTGAAAAAGTATAA
- a CDS encoding acyl-CoA thioesterase: MEPKKVNPSKVIICHLMQPEHANPGGIVHGGVVMKEIDNAAGAVAIKHARKLAVTASIDRIDFHNMVFIGNLVSIKASINKAWKSSMEIGVRVEAEDLLTGEVRHVASAYLTFVAVNDQGKPVEVPQVLPVTEDEKRRIKQAEYRKKIRLKVKQSEKKCQADPGQC, encoded by the coding sequence ATGGAACCAAAAAAAGTAAATCCTTCCAAAGTTATCATCTGCCACTTAATGCAGCCTGAACACGCCAATCCAGGTGGAATAGTTCACGGTGGAGTGGTAATGAAAGAAATAGACAATGCAGCTGGAGCTGTTGCTATAAAACACGCAAGAAAGCTCGCAGTTACAGCTTCAATAGACAGGATCGACTTTCATAATATGGTTTTTATAGGAAATCTTGTTTCAATCAAAGCATCAATAAACAAAGCCTGGAAGTCATCAATGGAAATAGGAGTAAGAGTTGAGGCAGAAGATCTTTTAACCGGAGAAGTAAGGCATGTAGCCTCAGCATATTTAACTTTTGTTGCCGTAAACGACCAAGGCAAACCTGTTGAAGTTCCCCAGGTTCTTCCTGTAACAGAAGATGAAAAAAGACGGATAAAACAAGCAGAATATAGAAAAAAAATAAGGTTAAAAGTAAAACAGTCTGAAAAAAAATGTCAGGCAGACCCAGGTCAATGTTAA
- a CDS encoding chemotaxis protein CheX yields MDASLINPFINATMNVLETMAFIKSGAGKPYLKKDKVAKGDVTGIIGLTGVANGTIAVTFEENAILKIVSNMFGEEMVSLNHEVADAVGEITNMISGQARRELEGLGRVFEAAIPSVVSGKDHEISHYTEGPVIAIPFKTEGGTFTIEVCLGD; encoded by the coding sequence ATGGATGCTTCACTTATAAATCCTTTTATTAATGCAACAATGAATGTTTTGGAGACAATGGCTTTTATCAAATCAGGAGCTGGGAAGCCCTATCTCAAAAAAGACAAGGTTGCCAAGGGGGATGTAACTGGAATAATCGGTCTTACCGGTGTTGCAAACGGTACAATAGCAGTAACCTTTGAAGAAAATGCCATTTTAAAAATAGTATCAAACATGTTTGGTGAAGAAATGGTTTCATTGAATCATGAAGTTGCTGATGCAGTGGGAGAAATAACCAATATGATTTCAGGGCAGGCAAGAAGGGAGCTTGAAGGGCTTGGAAGAGTTTTTGAAGCGGCAATTCCTTCTGTTGTTTCAGGTAAAGATCATGAAATTTCCCATTACACTGAAGGTCCTGTAATTGCAATACCCTTTAAAACCGAAGGCGGTACTTTTACAATTGAAGTTTGTCTTGGAGATTAA
- the queF gene encoding preQ(1) synthase: MKITHDKQVPYEISGPDSVSTDMLDPVDYLYKGKRDIEIVISHPEHTSVCPMTGLPDNGEIIVTYVPNDKIIELKSLKFYFFQFRNVGIFYEHIVNKILDDLLSVVNPKRMEVKGVFTPRGGITSTVVARYPELE; this comes from the coding sequence ATGAAAATAACACATGATAAACAGGTTCCTTATGAAATATCAGGGCCTGACTCGGTAAGCACAGATATGCTCGATCCTGTTGATTATCTCTATAAAGGTAAAAGAGATATAGAAATTGTAATAAGTCACCCTGAGCACACTTCTGTATGCCCAATGACGGGACTTCCTGACAATGGTGAAATAATAGTCACCTATGTTCCAAATGATAAAATTATAGAGCTAAAGTCTTTAAAATTTTATTTTTTTCAGTTTAGGAATGTGGGGATTTTTTATGAGCATATTGTAAATAAAATTCTTGATGATCTTTTAAGTGTTGTAAATCCTAAAAGAATGGAAGTTAAGGGAGTTTTTACCCCAAGGGGGGGGATAACCTCTACTGTTGTTGCAAGATATCCCGAGCTTGAATAG
- a CDS encoding efflux RND transporter periplasmic adaptor subunit, with translation MRKTIYILAFAIFLVGCGSDKIKGDEEVQSSSKVLNPPSETVLASIVELTEKYEAVGTIRPKTESRIDSQIQAQVLKINYRAGDRVKKGDVIALLDNRSLGAKLSQAKSNLKSAYSSKSQANQEVVSAKANFDQAKSDYQRVKKYYDSKAATKREYEKARSAYLQSKAAYARAKDAFESSDSFISAASQQVKEAEVAFDYTKIIAREDGEILKKMVDEGDLALPGKPLFIIQTSGALVAEVYVREGLVSSLEKGNKAEIFVESAKKKLSGIIEEIVPYADPETRTFLVKASIGDVKGLYPGMYAKLLIPVNKRKAVVIPANSVIEVGQLKMVNVFENGKFMRVYVKTGAHTEKGVEILAGINENDKVGIN, from the coding sequence ATGAGAAAAACAATATACATTCTGGCTTTTGCTATTTTTTTAGTTGGCTGCGGTTCAGATAAAATTAAGGGCGACGAAGAAGTTCAAAGCTCTTCTAAAGTTTTAAATCCTCCGTCTGAAACTGTATTGGCAAGTATTGTTGAATTGACTGAAAAATATGAGGCTGTTGGAACAATAAGACCTAAAACAGAATCACGAATAGACTCCCAGATTCAGGCCCAGGTTTTAAAAATTAATTATAGGGCAGGAGACAGGGTTAAAAAGGGCGATGTTATAGCTCTTTTAGACAATAGAAGTCTTGGTGCTAAGCTTAGCCAGGCAAAGTCAAATTTAAAATCTGCATATTCTTCAAAAAGTCAGGCAAATCAGGAAGTGGTTTCTGCAAAAGCAAATTTTGATCAGGCTAAATCCGATTATCAAAGAGTAAAAAAATATTATGATTCAAAGGCAGCCACTAAAAGAGAATATGAAAAGGCAAGGTCAGCCTATCTTCAGTCAAAGGCGGCTTATGCAAGGGCAAAGGATGCTTTTGAATCCTCAGATTCTTTTATAAGTGCAGCATCACAACAGGTAAAAGAAGCTGAAGTAGCTTTTGATTATACAAAAATTATTGCCCGTGAAGACGGGGAGATTTTGAAAAAAATGGTTGATGAAGGAGACCTTGCCCTTCCTGGAAAACCTCTTTTTATTATTCAAACCTCAGGTGCTCTTGTGGCGGAGGTTTATGTAAGGGAAGGTCTTGTTTCTTCACTTGAAAAAGGGAATAAGGCTGAAATTTTTGTTGAGTCTGCAAAAAAAAAATTAAGCGGAATTATTGAAGAAATAGTTCCCTATGCTGATCCTGAAACCCGTACTTTTTTGGTTAAAGCTTCAATTGGAGATGTAAAAGGGCTTTATCCGGGAATGTATGCCAAGCTTCTTATTCCTGTAAATAAAAGAAAGGCTGTGGTTATCCCTGCAAATTCAGTTATTGAGGTGGGTCAGCTTAAAATGGTCAATGTTTTTGAAAATGGAAAATTTATGAGGGTTTATGTAAAAACAGGTGCCCATACTGAAAAAGGTGTAGAAATTTTAGCGGGGATAAATGAAAACGACAAGGTTGGAATAAATTAA
- a CDS encoding response regulator, protein METYSILFVDDEESILEIVKEFFQLKNYRVFTAGNGFEAISILEKERIDCCFTDINMPEMDGLDLAEAIRKMDNTIPVVIMTGYPSMDNTLHTLKNGVVDFLIKPINLNQMELCLIRVLRERDLFINNILLKKEVENKKRLEELNIQLSGKVEELIRLNRIMTEFTGGSSSEDVFRKLLDLAVEISGGDSSALYIVNDNRRDDDFFVSTEKGSCLKKYKIPFSLINETVEGGLPMLISDGSRKKSIPPQIKSLMLTPLKIREKTFAIIATCVFDSELKFSEKELFYISFMCQKAAYAIENLALYENIYDNLFSTLYAFVTAIEVRDNYTSLHSKRVAALAVILGKELGCSDEEFDVLHFAGRLHDIGKIGVRDKVLLKNGKLTEEEFEEIKKHPVIGANIVGKLGLWSREESIIRYHHERYDGKGYPQGLKGEAIPYLARITSIADAYDAMASDRSYRDKLSEAEIFENLEKGAGTQFDPKMVKVFLKIIKYGINQFNSDFADDNQVFEQNLL, encoded by the coding sequence ATGGAAACCTATTCAATTCTTTTTGTAGATGACGAAGAAAGTATTCTTGAAATAGTAAAAGAATTTTTTCAGCTAAAAAACTACAGGGTTTTTACTGCAGGAAACGGCTTTGAAGCAATTTCTATTTTAGAAAAAGAAAGGATTGATTGCTGTTTTACTGATATAAATATGCCTGAAATGGACGGTCTTGATCTGGCTGAAGCAATACGAAAGATGGACAACACCATTCCTGTGGTAATAATGACGGGCTATCCTTCTATGGACAATACTCTTCATACTCTTAAAAACGGGGTTGTTGATTTTTTGATAAAACCAATAAACCTTAATCAGATGGAACTTTGTCTTATCAGGGTTTTAAGAGAAAGAGACCTTTTTATAAATAACATTCTTTTAAAAAAAGAAGTTGAAAATAAAAAAAGGCTTGAGGAACTCAATATTCAACTTTCAGGAAAGGTTGAAGAATTAATAAGACTTAACAGGATAATGACTGAATTTACAGGTGGATCTTCTTCAGAAGATGTTTTTAGAAAACTTCTTGATTTGGCTGTTGAAATTTCAGGAGGGGATTCCAGTGCTCTTTATATTGTCAATGATAATAGAAGGGATGATGATTTTTTTGTTTCAACGGAAAAAGGCAGTTGTCTGAAAAAATATAAGATTCCTTTTTCTTTGATAAATGAAACTGTAGAAGGCGGACTGCCTATGCTTATTTCAGATGGTTCCAGGAAAAAATCAATTCCTCCTCAAATTAAGTCTTTGATGCTGACTCCCCTTAAAATAAGAGAAAAAACCTTTGCAATAATTGCAACCTGTGTTTTTGATTCAGAATTAAAGTTTAGTGAAAAGGAACTTTTCTATATTTCCTTTATGTGTCAAAAGGCAGCTTATGCCATTGAAAATCTTGCCTTGTATGAGAATATATACGATAATCTTTTTTCTACTTTGTATGCTTTTGTAACAGCAATAGAGGTAAGGGATAATTACACCAGCCTTCACTCTAAAAGAGTTGCCGCTTTGGCAGTCATTCTTGGAAAAGAGCTTGGGTGCAGCGATGAGGAGTTTGATGTTTTACATTTTGCAGGCAGACTTCATGATATTGGTAAAATAGGTGTAAGAGACAAAGTACTTTTAAAAAACGGTAAGTTGACAGAAGAAGAATTTGAGGAAATAAAAAAACACCCTGTAATAGGAGCAAATATAGTTGGTAAGCTTGGATTGTGGAGCAGGGAAGAATCCATAATACGTTACCATCATGAAAGATACGATGGTAAAGGTTATCCTCAAGGTCTAAAAGGCGAAGCAATTCCATATCTTGCAAGGATCACAAGCATTGCTGATGCCTATGATGCCATGGCTTCGGATAGATCATACAGGGATAAACTGTCTGAAGCAGAAATTTTTGAAAATCTTGAAAAAGGTGCGGGAACTCAGTTTGATCCTAAAATGGTTAAGGTTTTTTTGAAAATTATAAAATATGGAATAAATCAGTTTAATTCTGATTTTGCTGATGATAATCAAGTTTTTGAGCAGAATCTTTTATAA
- a CDS encoding TolC family protein, whose amino-acid sequence MKKYFLFSIVFILFGVSSAFSMDPCNLPKYGSMVKKLSLKEAIETALKNNPDVQKALYDTKSYIAEYDNAVSGFMPEISAYVEYLHGDSPSSYLFKAIDQRKLPLDANFNDPGSFDNFETGISAKMRLFNGNRTFNSKKMAKEGVVAGELMENEIKNSLIYLVISVWYDILNANDMVKIANESATAIEEQVRIAGIKFKGGSVLESDLLSLRARFLAAKENLMEAENRCRIIRARLAMILGLDPSAEIDALKDDFEIKNLPLSYENLVQKAIINSPYLKAVKKQTEIANYQYKIEKGGYLPTLDLQADYYHDDPDFKFSKERQNYRVGVVMGVKLFSGFSTSSKIKKADALMKKALENERKVLLDIKMQARKAWFDFELAKERQKVAKLQKKDAQASFELVKRQYEGGSVSITRYLEAELARNSASTAERKAFYRIKKIEAKLAETGGNLFSLFEL is encoded by the coding sequence ATGAAAAAATATTTTTTATTTTCAATTGTTTTTATCCTTTTTGGAGTTTCTTCTGCTTTTTCAATGGATCCTTGCAATTTGCCCAAATACGGCTCAATGGTAAAAAAACTTTCTTTAAAAGAAGCTATAGAAACAGCCCTTAAAAACAACCCCGATGTTCAAAAAGCCCTTTATGACACAAAATCTTATATAGCAGAATATGATAATGCTGTTTCCGGATTTATGCCTGAAATTTCAGCATATGTGGAATATCTCCATGGAGATTCTCCTTCTTCTTATCTTTTCAAGGCAATAGATCAAAGAAAGCTTCCTTTAGATGCAAATTTTAACGATCCTGGAAGTTTTGATAATTTTGAAACCGGAATTTCTGCCAAAATGAGACTTTTCAATGGAAACAGAACATTTAATTCTAAAAAAATGGCCAAAGAAGGTGTTGTTGCAGGGGAATTAATGGAAAATGAAATTAAAAATTCTCTTATATATTTGGTTATTTCAGTTTGGTACGATATTTTAAATGCTAATGATATGGTTAAAATAGCCAATGAATCAGCAACAGCCATTGAAGAGCAGGTAAGAATAGCAGGAATTAAATTCAAAGGGGGAAGTGTACTTGAATCGGATCTTTTATCACTTAGGGCAAGATTTCTTGCAGCTAAAGAAAATCTTATGGAAGCAGAAAACAGATGCAGGATTATAAGAGCCCGGCTTGCAATGATTTTAGGGCTTGACCCTTCGGCTGAAATAGATGCTTTAAAAGATGATTTTGAAATTAAAAACCTGCCTTTATCATATGAAAACCTTGTTCAAAAGGCCATAATCAACAGTCCTTACCTCAAGGCTGTAAAAAAGCAGACTGAAATTGCAAACTATCAATATAAAATAGAAAAAGGGGGATATCTTCCCACCCTTGATTTACAGGCAGATTATTATCACGATGACCCTGATTTTAAATTTTCAAAGGAAAGACAAAATTACAGGGTAGGGGTGGTGATGGGAGTAAAGCTTTTTAGTGGATTTTCCACTTCGTCAAAAATAAAAAAAGCTGATGCACTTATGAAAAAAGCATTGGAAAATGAAAGAAAAGTTCTTCTTGATATAAAAATGCAGGCAAGAAAAGCATGGTTTGATTTTGAGCTTGCCAAAGAAAGACAAAAAGTTGCCAAACTTCAGAAAAAAGATGCCCAGGCTTCTTTTGAACTTGTTAAAAGACAATATGAAGGTGGTTCTGTAAGTATTACAAGATATCTTGAGGCAGAACTTGCCAGAAATTCTGCAAGCACAGCAGAAAGAAAAGCATTTTACAGGATAAAAAAAATTGAAGCCAAATTAGCTGAGACAGGGGGGAATTTGTTCTCTCTTTTTGAGCTTTAA